The Akkermansia muciniphila genome contains a region encoding:
- a CDS encoding pitrilysin family protein: MSSAKEPVMRRFGNGLTVLIKEDKSHPVVSLQYWVGTGSMNEGHWQGSGLSHLLEHLVFKGTENYSGPDLARKVQERGGHWNAYTSVNRTVYYIDGPAESWQIFLNLLTELVFSPTFPEEDMEREKEVVRREMAMYADDPDSVAYQLLMQTLYLKHPRRWPVLGEPASFDALTRQDVLDYHGSRYVPNNVVLSIAGDVDAAEILSHLELLVEDLKSRPLNRELIPHEPHQFGSRRVRKEFAVPYSKLNLAWRLPCSGHPDTPALSALASILGGGRSARFYEKFHDRLGLVYSIEVHSNQSESDEGAFTISIDVDRAQRDKVRDLVLQELRDLAQEDFTEDLKRVCKQTRVSRLRRRSSAAGVASEMGADWFGARNLNLSSEWQEAIERVTTEDLRRVCSTWLSSPNVTEVSLDPLGSNAEDGDGSAAGAETALSEHVLGNGMKVVIREDHRLPLAYACLAFKAGCRAENERDAGVTDLMSECLLKGTATRSAADIARFLEDIGGAINTSTGNNSLSVGCQILAEDLDAGLELMADVVMNPSFPEDAFLREKESFVADAEEDMEDPLSVAFRQERKVAYGPVSYGNSPSGTPESLSSLTVQDVKSQYERIICASNAVICISGDVRKEEVLSLLEKRLGGMRKGTPPVLTPTPALQAGREVAVLDKQQAVLVVGLPGVDVASPEMAQALVFQAWCSDMAGPVFTSIREEAGLAYYASSSLFIGMDAGGICFYLGTSPEQLEEAGERLEKTLEMIHERGMTEEELERTKASALSSRLLAMQSNGALCQMLVLDILFGLPLDAFERQTDAIRGMTLDQVNAFIKKVLDPAQPRSVSIVRPPLP; the protein is encoded by the coding sequence ATGAGTTCAGCCAAGGAACCTGTGATGCGCCGTTTTGGAAACGGTTTGACGGTTTTGATCAAGGAGGACAAGTCCCATCCCGTAGTGTCCCTCCAGTACTGGGTGGGCACGGGCTCCATGAATGAGGGGCATTGGCAGGGAAGCGGCCTTTCCCATTTACTGGAACACCTGGTATTCAAGGGAACGGAGAATTACTCCGGCCCGGACCTGGCCCGCAAGGTGCAGGAGCGCGGGGGCCACTGGAATGCGTATACCAGCGTGAACCGCACTGTTTATTATATAGACGGCCCGGCGGAGTCCTGGCAGATTTTCCTGAATCTCCTGACGGAGCTGGTGTTTTCCCCCACGTTCCCGGAAGAAGATATGGAACGGGAGAAGGAAGTGGTGCGCCGGGAGATGGCCATGTATGCGGATGATCCGGATTCCGTGGCCTACCAGCTTCTGATGCAGACGCTGTACCTGAAGCACCCGCGCCGCTGGCCCGTGCTGGGGGAACCGGCTTCCTTTGACGCGCTGACGCGCCAGGACGTGCTGGATTACCATGGCAGCCGCTATGTTCCGAACAACGTGGTGCTTTCCATCGCCGGGGATGTGGACGCCGCGGAGATTCTTTCCCACTTGGAACTGCTGGTGGAGGATTTGAAGTCCCGCCCGCTGAACCGGGAGCTTATTCCCCATGAACCGCACCAGTTCGGCTCCCGCAGGGTGCGGAAGGAATTTGCCGTGCCTTACTCCAAGCTGAACCTTGCGTGGCGGCTGCCCTGTTCCGGCCATCCGGATACGCCGGCTCTTTCCGCCCTGGCCAGTATTCTGGGCGGAGGGCGTTCCGCGCGTTTTTATGAAAAATTCCATGACCGGCTGGGCCTGGTGTATAGCATTGAGGTGCATTCCAACCAGTCCGAGTCTGACGAAGGGGCGTTCACCATCAGCATTGACGTGGACCGGGCCCAGCGCGATAAGGTGCGGGACCTGGTGCTCCAGGAGCTCCGGGATCTGGCGCAGGAGGATTTTACGGAGGACCTGAAGAGGGTCTGCAAGCAGACGCGGGTCAGCCGCCTGCGCCGCAGGAGTTCCGCTGCCGGGGTAGCCTCGGAAATGGGGGCTGACTGGTTCGGCGCGCGCAATTTGAACCTGTCTTCCGAATGGCAGGAGGCCATTGAACGGGTGACGACGGAAGACCTGCGCCGCGTGTGTTCCACCTGGCTGTCCTCCCCGAATGTGACGGAGGTCAGCCTGGACCCCCTGGGCAGCAATGCCGAGGATGGAGACGGCTCCGCCGCCGGGGCGGAAACGGCCCTGAGCGAGCACGTGCTGGGCAACGGCATGAAGGTAGTGATCCGTGAAGACCACCGCCTCCCGCTGGCCTATGCCTGCCTAGCCTTCAAGGCCGGCTGCCGTGCGGAGAATGAACGGGACGCCGGAGTGACGGATTTGATGTCCGAGTGTCTGCTGAAAGGCACCGCCACGCGTTCCGCGGCGGACATCGCCCGTTTTCTGGAAGACATAGGAGGGGCCATCAATACTTCCACCGGCAATAATTCCCTGAGCGTGGGCTGCCAGATTCTGGCGGAAGACCTGGACGCCGGTCTGGAACTGATGGCGGATGTGGTGATGAACCCCTCTTTCCCGGAAGACGCCTTCCTGCGGGAAAAGGAATCTTTTGTGGCGGATGCGGAGGAGGATATGGAAGACCCTCTTTCCGTGGCCTTCAGGCAGGAGCGTAAGGTGGCCTATGGGCCCGTATCCTACGGGAATTCCCCGTCCGGCACGCCGGAGAGCCTTTCTTCATTAACGGTCCAGGACGTGAAGAGCCAGTATGAACGCATCATTTGCGCTTCCAATGCCGTGATCTGCATTTCCGGAGACGTCAGAAAGGAAGAGGTTCTCTCTCTTCTGGAAAAGCGTCTGGGGGGAATGCGGAAGGGAACGCCTCCTGTTCTTACTCCCACCCCCGCGCTGCAAGCCGGACGGGAAGTGGCCGTTCTGGACAAGCAGCAGGCCGTTCTGGTGGTGGGATTGCCCGGTGTGGACGTAGCTTCTCCGGAAATGGCCCAGGCGCTGGTTTTCCAGGCCTGGTGTAGCGACATGGCCGGGCCCGTGTTCACCAGCATCCGGGAGGAGGCCGGGCTGGCCTATTATGCCAGTTCCAGCCTGTTCATCGGCATGGATGCCGGGGGCATCTGCTTCTACCTGGGGACCTCCCCGGAGCAATTGGAGGAAGCCGGAGAGCGCCTGGAAAAAACGCTGGAAATGATTCATGAACGCGGCATGACGGAAGAGGAGCTGGAGCGTACCAAGGCCTCCGCCCTGTCTTCCCGCCTGCTGGCCATGCAGTCCAACGGAGCCCTGTGCCAGATGCTGGTGCTGGATATCCTGTTCGGGCTGCCCCTGGATGCGTTTGAACGGCAGACGGACGCCATCAGGGGCATGACGCTGGACCAGGTGAACGCCTTTATCAAGAAGGTGCTGGACCCCGCGCAGCCCCGGTCCGTGTCCATCGTCCGTCCGCCGCTTCCCTGA
- the pyrH gene encoding UMP kinase has protein sequence MSDTSAPVYQRILLKLSGEALRSPGSMDNISPEIVARIAEEIAQAHRAGVQLGLVVGGGNFWRGAKASVRGMDRATADYVGMLATVMNALALQSALERAGAPCVVQSAIEMKNVAEPFIRLTARSYLDNNKIVIFAAGTGNPFFSTDTTAALRASEINAEVVMKATSVDGVYDADPKKVSGAKRFDTISYQECLERQLKVMDSTAFTLCMDNKKPIIVFDMHEPGNITRALLGEPIGTTIS, from the coding sequence ATGTCTGACACATCCGCACCCGTCTATCAAAGAATCCTCCTGAAACTCAGCGGAGAAGCCCTGCGCAGCCCCGGCAGCATGGACAATATTTCCCCGGAAATCGTCGCCCGCATTGCTGAAGAAATCGCCCAGGCTCACCGCGCAGGCGTGCAGCTCGGCCTCGTCGTGGGCGGCGGCAACTTCTGGCGCGGGGCGAAAGCCAGCGTGCGCGGCATGGACCGCGCCACGGCGGATTACGTCGGCATGCTCGCCACGGTGATGAACGCCCTGGCCCTCCAGAGCGCGCTGGAACGCGCGGGAGCCCCCTGCGTGGTCCAGTCCGCCATTGAAATGAAAAACGTAGCGGAACCCTTCATCCGCCTGACGGCCCGTTCCTACCTGGACAATAATAAAATCGTCATCTTTGCCGCGGGCACGGGCAATCCGTTCTTTTCCACGGACACCACGGCGGCCCTGCGCGCCAGCGAGATCAACGCGGAAGTGGTGATGAAGGCCACCTCCGTGGACGGCGTGTACGATGCGGACCCCAAGAAAGTTTCCGGCGCCAAGCGCTTTGACACCATCTCCTACCAGGAATGCCTGGAACGCCAGCTCAAGGTGATGGACTCCACCGCATTCACCCTGTGTATGGACAACAAGAAGCCCATCATCGTATTCGATATGCACGAGCCGGGCAACATCACGCGCGCCCTGCTCGGGGAGCCCATCGGCACCACCATCAGCTAA
- a CDS encoding glycine zipper 2TM domain-containing protein has translation MKTTSILTIGCAAIALSMTACTNFGSPNTYNMNEIGGAQETYTGTVTSVENVKIQANNANAGTGIGAVAGGLTGAMFGGGNAKYATAAGGAILGGVAGNQIDKAVNNTTGQRITVRLDQKRNGTRSYTVVQVASKNNPIYVGQRVRVIIGNNGSRVLAY, from the coding sequence ATGAAAACAACCTCCATTCTTACCATCGGCTGTGCAGCCATCGCTCTGTCCATGACCGCCTGCACCAACTTCGGTTCCCCGAATACTTACAACATGAACGAAATCGGCGGCGCCCAGGAAACCTACACCGGTACGGTCACCAGCGTGGAAAACGTCAAAATCCAGGCCAATAACGCCAATGCCGGCACCGGCATCGGCGCCGTGGCAGGCGGCCTGACCGGCGCCATGTTCGGCGGCGGCAACGCCAAGTACGCCACCGCGGCGGGCGGCGCCATTCTGGGCGGCGTTGCCGGCAACCAGATTGACAAGGCCGTGAACAACACGACCGGCCAGCGCATCACCGTGCGCCTGGACCAGAAGAGAAACGGCACCCGCAGCTACACGGTCGTCCAGGTGGCCAGCAAGAACAACCCGATCTATGTTGGGCAGCGCGTACGCGTGATCATTGGCAACAACGGTTCCCGCGTCCTGGCCTATTAA
- a CDS encoding polymer-forming cytoskeletal protein encodes MTDNVTNFLASGIEIKGTIRFQNDMHIDGKIEGEIISDKGKVTIGETAQIKGDITAGDVRIYGNVEGKVTSDRCELKQQARVVGDMKTRSLAMEEGAHLLGRTEIG; translated from the coding sequence ATGACAGACAACGTAACAAACTTCCTCGCCTCCGGCATTGAAATCAAGGGAACCATCCGTTTCCAGAACGACATGCACATCGACGGCAAGATTGAAGGTGAAATCATTTCCGACAAGGGAAAGGTCACCATCGGAGAAACCGCCCAGATCAAGGGTGACATCACCGCCGGAGACGTGCGCATTTACGGCAACGTGGAAGGCAAGGTCACCTCTGACCGCTGCGAGCTCAAGCAGCAGGCCCGCGTCGTGGGAGACATGAAAACCCGCAGCCTCGCCATGGAAGAAGGCGCCCACCTGCTGGGCCGCACGGAAATCGGTTAA
- a CDS encoding aldose epimerase family protein produces the protein MIFGTLPGGAPVELFELSSDKLTVRISNYGGRIISVVKDGMDMIVGPKHFEDMLKDTCYCGAICGRVANRIAKGRFSIDGDSRSVAVNNGPNHLHGGIQGFDSKIWQVQEATRSALVLTLHSADGEENYPGNLEVVATYTVVEETLHLRLEAYADAATIVNLTNHAYWNLSSKPTIDSMTLEVRASAYTPVDSTNIPDGRILPVEGTDFDLRKAALLGERNSAAHPDTAAGLDHNYVLDSEPGDKIAAILLDPESGHRLMVATDAPGLQVYTGEYLPRARQGIALEAQGFPNAVNTPHFPSVILRPGQSATRNITWTVR, from the coding sequence ATGATCTTCGGCACCTTACCCGGCGGCGCTCCAGTAGAATTGTTCGAACTGTCTTCCGACAAGTTGACGGTACGCATCAGCAACTACGGAGGGCGCATCATCTCCGTCGTCAAGGACGGCATGGATATGATCGTTGGGCCCAAGCACTTTGAAGACATGTTGAAAGATACCTGTTATTGCGGTGCGATTTGCGGCCGTGTCGCGAATCGCATCGCAAAAGGCAGGTTCTCCATTGACGGAGACTCCCGCTCCGTGGCCGTCAACAACGGCCCCAACCACCTGCACGGCGGCATCCAGGGCTTTGACAGCAAAATCTGGCAGGTTCAGGAAGCCACGCGCAGCGCCCTGGTGCTCACCCTGCACTCCGCAGACGGGGAGGAAAACTACCCGGGCAACCTGGAAGTGGTGGCCACTTACACCGTGGTGGAGGAAACCCTCCACCTGCGCCTGGAAGCGTACGCGGACGCGGCCACCATCGTCAATCTTACCAACCACGCCTACTGGAACCTCTCCAGCAAGCCCACCATTGACTCCATGACGCTGGAGGTGCGGGCATCCGCCTACACCCCGGTGGACTCAACCAATATCCCGGACGGGCGCATCCTGCCCGTGGAAGGTACGGACTTTGACCTGCGGAAGGCAGCCCTGCTGGGCGAGCGCAATTCCGCCGCCCATCCGGACACAGCCGCCGGACTGGACCACAACTACGTGCTGGATTCCGAACCCGGCGACAAGATTGCCGCCATCCTTCTTGACCCGGAATCCGGACACCGCCTGATGGTGGCAACGGACGCGCCGGGCCTCCAGGTTTATACCGGGGAATACCTGCCCCGGGCCCGCCAGGGAATCGCGCTGGAAGCCCAGGGCTTCCCCAACGCCGTCAACACGCCCCATTTTCCCAGCGTCATCCTGCGCCCCGGCCAGTCCGCCACGCGCAATATCACCTGGACCGTCAGGTAG
- the frr gene encoding ribosome recycling factor yields MDAETLLLETEESMLKAVDFAKQEFSGVRTGKASPGLVENLDVHVSSYGSVMKLKGLAVISTPEPRLILIQPFDPSTVHDIGRAINESKLNLNPLVEGRSIRLPIPALTEERRKDLVKLVKSQAEEARVRVRGVRKAAIDSAKKLKADNLVTEDGQRDLETQIQKLTDKYVKEIDELVAAKEKDIMTI; encoded by the coding sequence ATGGACGCAGAAACACTATTATTGGAAACGGAGGAATCCATGCTCAAGGCCGTGGACTTCGCCAAACAGGAATTCTCCGGCGTACGCACGGGAAAAGCCTCCCCCGGCCTCGTGGAAAACCTGGACGTGCACGTCTCCAGCTACGGCTCCGTCATGAAGCTGAAGGGCCTGGCCGTAATCAGCACCCCTGAACCGCGCCTGATCCTCATCCAGCCGTTTGACCCCAGCACCGTTCATGACATCGGCCGCGCCATCAATGAAAGCAAGCTGAACCTCAACCCGCTTGTGGAAGGCCGCTCCATCCGCCTGCCCATTCCCGCCCTCACGGAAGAACGCCGCAAGGACCTGGTGAAGCTGGTAAAATCCCAGGCGGAAGAAGCCCGCGTCCGCGTCCGCGGCGTCCGCAAGGCAGCCATTGACTCCGCCAAAAAGCTCAAGGCGGACAACCTTGTCACGGAAGACGGCCAGCGCGACCTGGAAACGCAGATCCAGAAGCTCACGGACAAATACGTCAAGGAGATTGATGAACTGGTGGCCGCCAAGGAAAAGGACATCATGACCATCTAA
- a CDS encoding PhoU domain-containing protein, translating to MNHDAHALREFDAALSSLNTHLMQMAYKAQSALDLAAAGLLQQNESAANQAIADDEELDELEMTVDREGLHLLAFYSPVASDLKVVLASIRMSSMYERIGDEAVTVAKRANKLNKRPRIRETAQADPVYREMAERFRAVNKAVSTWNGKALEELAPALETLAEHAASLTGMFTRLPKRYQDNLVAVADLIFVGRSMERMAEGLQKVVAEALYAAV from the coding sequence ATGAATCACGACGCACATGCCCTGAGGGAGTTTGACGCCGCCCTTTCCTCCCTGAATACGCATTTAATGCAGATGGCCTACAAGGCGCAGAGCGCCCTTGACCTGGCCGCCGCAGGACTTTTGCAGCAGAATGAATCCGCCGCCAACCAGGCGATTGCCGATGACGAGGAGCTGGACGAGCTGGAAATGACGGTGGACCGGGAAGGACTGCACCTGCTGGCTTTTTACAGCCCGGTGGCCTCCGATCTCAAGGTGGTGCTGGCTTCCATACGCATGTCTTCCATGTATGAGCGCATTGGGGATGAGGCCGTCACGGTCGCCAAGAGGGCCAACAAGCTCAACAAGCGCCCCCGCATCCGGGAGACTGCCCAGGCGGACCCCGTGTACCGGGAGATGGCGGAGCGGTTCAGGGCTGTGAACAAGGCCGTTTCCACCTGGAACGGGAAGGCTCTGGAGGAGCTGGCGCCAGCGTTGGAGACGCTGGCGGAGCATGCGGCGTCCCTTACCGGCATGTTTACCCGTCTGCCGAAACGGTATCAGGACAATCTGGTGGCCGTGGCGGATCTGATTTTTGTGGGCCGTTCCATGGAACGCATGGCGGAAGGCCTGCAAAAAGTGGTGGCGGAAGCCCTGTATGCGGCGGTGTAG
- a CDS encoding mechanosensitive ion channel family protein — MNMDFMAAAASREDIWTRTMDFLNMPDWLKLEMVQSVGAKILHVVIWLVVSWILLKLLCQVLRKITSLKMSPQASRLTVKIVKNAGYIIIGVEAFALMGFDILTLLGAASIIGVAVGFASQTSLSNIISGLFLVGEKQINLGDMIEVGGITGNVDSINLMSVQLRLANNTMVRIPNEMIIKNPVSNITRFSTRRCDLDLGVDYNCDIEHVVAVLGEVVKQNRLCLDDPAPVIMFTGFQDSSLGFKIGAWCLKDNFLDCQKTLAHDIKHRFAAEGISFPFPTRSLESRTPIKVEISGTPEKNQ, encoded by the coding sequence ATGAATATGGATTTCATGGCAGCCGCAGCCTCCAGGGAAGATATCTGGACAAGAACCATGGATTTTCTGAACATGCCGGACTGGCTCAAGCTGGAAATGGTGCAGTCCGTGGGCGCTAAAATCCTTCACGTGGTCATCTGGCTGGTAGTAAGCTGGATTCTTCTGAAGCTCCTCTGCCAGGTGCTCCGGAAAATAACCAGCCTGAAAATGTCGCCGCAGGCATCCCGCCTGACGGTAAAAATCGTTAAAAACGCGGGGTACATCATCATCGGTGTGGAAGCCTTCGCCCTGATGGGCTTTGACATCCTTACCCTGCTGGGCGCGGCCAGCATCATCGGCGTGGCGGTGGGCTTCGCCTCCCAGACCTCCCTGTCCAACATCATCAGCGGCCTCTTCCTGGTAGGGGAAAAGCAGATCAACCTGGGGGACATGATTGAAGTGGGGGGCATCACCGGCAATGTGGACTCCATCAACCTCATGTCCGTCCAGCTCCGGCTGGCGAACAACACCATGGTCCGCATCCCCAATGAAATGATCATTAAAAACCCGGTGAGCAACATCACCCGCTTCTCCACACGCCGCTGTGACCTGGACCTGGGGGTGGACTACAATTGCGATATTGAGCACGTGGTGGCCGTGCTTGGGGAAGTGGTCAAACAAAACAGGCTCTGTCTGGACGATCCGGCGCCCGTCATCATGTTCACGGGATTCCAGGACTCCTCCCTGGGGTTCAAGATAGGCGCCTGGTGCCTGAAGGACAACTTCCTGGACTGCCAGAAAACGCTTGCCCATGACATCAAGCACCGCTTTGCGGCAGAGGGAATTTCCTTCCCCTTCCCCACCCGCAGCCTGGAGAGCAGAACCCCCATCAAGGTGGAAATCTCCGGTACGCCGGAGAAAAATCAGTAG
- a CDS encoding peroxiredoxin yields the protein MLLIGKPAPHFSANAVVNGTIVPDFSLDQFKGKKYVILFFYPKDFTFVCPTELIGFQEALGEFDKRDVAVVGCSTDSEFSHWAWVNTPRDQGGIQGVTYPIVSDINKTISADYGVLAGDEEIDEDGNVEVNGELIAYRGLFLIDKNGIVRHQLINDFPLGRSIDEAIRVVDALQHFELYGEVCPLGWHKGDAAMTPSHEGVASYLSK from the coding sequence ATGCTCCTCATTGGAAAACCGGCACCTCATTTTAGTGCAAACGCAGTTGTAAACGGTACCATCGTACCGGATTTCAGTCTTGACCAGTTCAAGGGCAAAAAGTACGTAATCCTGTTCTTCTACCCGAAGGACTTCACGTTCGTATGCCCCACGGAACTGATCGGCTTCCAGGAAGCCCTGGGCGAATTCGACAAGCGTGACGTAGCCGTCGTCGGCTGCTCCACGGACAGCGAATTCTCCCACTGGGCCTGGGTGAACACCCCCCGCGACCAAGGCGGCATCCAGGGCGTGACCTACCCCATCGTTTCCGATATCAACAAGACCATTTCCGCTGACTACGGCGTGCTGGCCGGAGACGAGGAAATTGATGAAGACGGCAACGTGGAAGTCAACGGGGAACTGATCGCCTACCGCGGCCTCTTCCTGATTGACAAAAACGGCATCGTCCGCCACCAGCTCATCAACGACTTCCCGCTGGGACGTTCCATTGATGAAGCCATCCGCGTGGTAGACGCCCTCCAGCACTTTGAACTGTACGGAGAAGTATGCCCCCTTGGCTGGCACAAGGGTGACGCAGCCATGACTCCGTCCCACGAAGGCGTGGCCTCCTACCTCAGCAAGTAA